In one window of Gemmatimonadaceae bacterium DNA:
- a CDS encoding HlyD family efflux transporter periplasmic adaptor subunit, whose product MTRNRRLLARAFAAGSAFVVAGCNKEPGPDAFGNVEATEVVVGAQTAGQLKAFEPLEGQHVAAGDVVAVVDTSALVLQLREASSQRATSGARVTETARQLGVLESQRDIAERNYERTKRLVAQQAATSQQLDQAERDYKTLLAQIEAGHAQVRTASEDVASNDARAAQIRDQIRRSRVSNPLRGTVLTTYTKRGEFVQVGQPLYKIANLDTVELRAYVTQPQLAQLKLGKSAEVTFDSADTHQTLPGVVSWISSQAEFTPTPIQTRDERTNLVYAIKLRVPNPNGVLKIGMPVDVRFTAVTASR is encoded by the coding sequence ATGACACGCAATCGTCGATTGCTCGCGCGGGCGTTCGCGGCGGGTAGCGCCTTCGTCGTCGCTGGCTGCAACAAGGAGCCCGGGCCGGATGCGTTCGGGAATGTAGAGGCAACCGAGGTCGTGGTCGGCGCGCAGACCGCTGGCCAGCTCAAAGCGTTCGAGCCGCTCGAGGGGCAGCACGTCGCCGCGGGGGATGTCGTCGCGGTCGTGGACACGAGCGCGCTCGTGCTCCAGCTGCGAGAGGCGTCCTCGCAGCGCGCGACGAGCGGCGCGCGCGTGACCGAAACCGCGCGCCAGCTCGGAGTTCTCGAGTCGCAGCGCGACATCGCCGAGCGCAACTACGAACGGACGAAACGGCTCGTCGCCCAGCAGGCGGCGACCTCGCAGCAATTGGATCAGGCGGAGCGCGACTACAAGACGCTCCTCGCGCAGATCGAAGCCGGACACGCGCAGGTGCGAACGGCGTCTGAGGACGTCGCGTCGAACGACGCGCGCGCCGCGCAGATCCGCGACCAGATCCGCCGAAGCCGCGTCTCGAACCCGCTCCGCGGAACGGTCCTCACCACCTACACCAAGCGCGGCGAATTCGTGCAGGTCGGCCAACCGCTCTACAAGATCGCCAACCTCGACACGGTCGAGCTCCGCGCCTACGTCACGCAGCCGCAACTCGCGCAGCTGAAGCTGGGAAAGAGCGCCGAGGTCACGTTCGACTCAGCCGACACGCACCAAACGCTGCCCGGTGTAGTGTCGTGGATCAGCTCGCAGGCGGAGTTCACCCCCACGCCTATACAAACGCGCGACGAGCGCACGAATCTCGTCTACGCCATCAAGCTGCGCGTGCCGAATCCGAACGGCGTGCTCAAGATCGGCATGCCGGTCGACGTTCGCTTCACCGCGGTCACGGCGTCGCGATGA
- a CDS encoding TolC family protein, protein MTTLRSSVALASLATLSLVATGRAQQSSWAGPRDSVRLSALLQQATATDPRQRQFQLSAAASALRLENIDADKKPALELSGQAQYQSAVTTIPVRIPNITIPAPPYDTYDAHLNAQQPLVTPTVAPRRAAERAQLAETQAELRVALFSVRQDVNDAFFSALLSQERGAQTTLAIADLDARLRETAIRLRDGAALPGDTAAIAATILQRRQDLAQSRADRTAALSRLAELVHAPISDSVTLALPDLAAAVARAQATPPADTRSRPEFAQFEATRAHLAAQEAVESAQDRPKISAFGRVGYGRPGLNQLASGFQPYALGGLQFEWKPWTWGTTTRERQVLELQRQITTTNERAFADQIGRSVQPFLATMTRLDTAIALDDRIVALRTEIERETAAKLREGVVTTSEYVDRNADVLAARLASAQHRVELAQARAGYLNMLGLEIPQ, encoded by the coding sequence ATGACGACTCTTCGTTCATCGGTCGCGCTTGCATCGCTGGCCACGCTGTCGCTCGTCGCGACCGGCCGCGCGCAGCAATCCTCCTGGGCCGGCCCGCGCGACTCGGTCCGCCTGTCTGCGCTGCTGCAACAGGCGACGGCCACCGATCCACGCCAGCGGCAGTTTCAGCTCTCCGCGGCGGCGAGCGCCCTTCGCCTCGAGAATATCGACGCCGACAAGAAGCCCGCGCTCGAGCTGTCGGGACAAGCGCAGTACCAGTCGGCGGTCACGACGATTCCGGTGCGGATCCCGAACATCACGATCCCCGCGCCGCCGTACGACACGTACGACGCGCACTTGAACGCGCAGCAGCCGCTCGTCACACCGACCGTCGCGCCGCGCCGCGCCGCCGAGCGCGCGCAGTTGGCGGAGACGCAGGCCGAGCTGCGCGTGGCGCTGTTCAGCGTGCGACAGGACGTGAACGACGCGTTCTTCAGCGCGCTGTTGTCGCAGGAGCGCGGCGCGCAAACGACTCTCGCCATCGCGGACCTCGACGCCCGCCTGCGCGAGACGGCGATCCGCTTGCGAGACGGCGCTGCCCTTCCCGGAGACACCGCCGCCATCGCCGCGACGATCCTCCAGCGCCGTCAAGACCTCGCCCAGTCACGCGCCGATCGGACGGCCGCGCTCTCGCGGCTCGCCGAGCTCGTACACGCCCCGATCAGTGATTCCGTGACGCTGGCGCTGCCGGACCTGGCCGCCGCGGTCGCACGCGCTCAAGCGACACCGCCGGCTGACACTCGCTCGCGGCCGGAGTTCGCGCAATTCGAGGCGACCCGCGCCCATCTCGCGGCACAGGAAGCGGTCGAATCCGCGCAGGATCGCCCGAAGATCTCGGCGTTCGGGCGCGTCGGGTATGGGCGTCCCGGCCTGAATCAGTTGGCCTCCGGTTTTCAGCCGTACGCACTCGGTGGGCTGCAGTTCGAGTGGAAGCCTTGGACGTGGGGCACCACGACGCGCGAGCGACAGGTACTGGAACTTCAGCGCCAGATCACGACGACGAACGAGCGTGCGTTCGCGGACCAGATCGGTCGCAGCGTCCAGCCCTTTCTCGCCACGATGACTCGGCTCGATACCGCGATCGCGCTCGACGACCGCATCGTCGCGTTGCGCACAGAGATCGAGCGCGAAACCGCGGCAAAGCTGCGCGAGGGTGTCGTCACGACCTCCGAGTACGTGGATCGCAACGCCGATGTGCTCGCCGCGCGACTCGCGAGCGCGCAGCACCGCGTCGAGTTGGCGCAGGCGCGGGCCGGCTACCTGAACATGTTGGGCCTGGAGATTCCGCAATGA
- a CDS encoding ABC transporter permease translates to MSVARRRGSPFLRRVLVLAHAEVLHVTRDKASLVQIIVMPLIQLLLLSNVATFEIKRSPAYIVDFDHSSTSRGVVSRLGSSGFFNIVGQSGSPDSANDAMLGGRATLVVTIPNDFERSLVRTGAAPIGLDVNAEKGSAAGIVQSYALQILTDYSRELSAQIHPNVRTIATGPPEEQPPKPGVPRIETRIQSLYNPTLNYKHYMVPGILVALVTMIGTLLTAQNIAREREMGTLEQLNVTPITRAEFITAKLLPFWVLALIDMALGLIVGHLVFGVPIRGNPALLLGAAGVYLVVALAIGLLISTGVETQQQAMFVSFFILMIYLLMSGLLTPIDSMPHWVQVASMLNPVRHFVSISRAVLVKGAGFMDIAPALGILAVYGAAVLALAIRLYHKRTA, encoded by the coding sequence ATGAGCGTGGCGCGGCGGCGGGGGTCCCCATTCCTACGGCGCGTGCTCGTGCTGGCTCACGCCGAGGTTCTGCACGTGACGCGCGACAAGGCGTCGCTCGTGCAGATCATCGTCATGCCGCTCATCCAGCTGCTCCTACTCTCGAACGTCGCGACGTTCGAGATCAAGCGATCGCCGGCGTACATCGTCGACTTCGACCATTCGAGCACGTCGCGCGGCGTCGTGAGCCGGCTGGGGTCGTCGGGATTCTTCAACATCGTCGGCCAATCGGGCTCGCCGGATTCGGCGAACGACGCGATGCTCGGCGGCCGCGCGACGCTCGTCGTGACGATCCCGAACGACTTCGAGAGATCGCTGGTGCGAACCGGCGCGGCGCCGATCGGACTCGACGTGAACGCCGAAAAGGGGTCGGCCGCCGGAATCGTGCAGTCGTACGCGCTTCAGATCCTGACCGACTATTCGCGCGAGTTGTCGGCGCAGATCCACCCGAACGTGCGCACGATTGCGACGGGCCCGCCGGAGGAACAGCCGCCGAAGCCGGGCGTTCCCCGCATCGAGACGCGGATTCAATCGCTCTACAACCCAACGCTCAACTACAAGCACTACATGGTGCCGGGGATCCTCGTCGCCCTCGTCACGATGATCGGAACGCTGCTCACCGCGCAGAACATCGCGCGCGAGCGCGAGATGGGAACGCTCGAGCAGCTCAACGTCACGCCGATCACGCGAGCCGAATTCATCACCGCGAAGCTGCTTCCCTTCTGGGTGCTCGCGCTGATCGACATGGCGCTCGGCTTGATCGTCGGCCATTTGGTGTTCGGCGTGCCGATTCGCGGCAATCCGGCGCTGTTGCTGGGCGCGGCCGGCGTCTATTTGGTCGTCGCGCTCGCCATCGGGCTCTTGATCTCGACCGGCGTCGAAACGCAGCAGCAGGCGATGTTCGTCTCGTTCTTCATTCTGATGATCTACCTGTTGATGAGCGGTTTGCTGACGCCCATCGACAGTATGCCGCACTGGGTGCAAGTGGCGTCGATGCTCAATCCGGTGCGCCACTTCGTGTCGATCTCGCGGGCGGTGCTCGTGAAAGGCGCGGGTTTCATGGACATCGCACCGGCCCTCGGAATCTTGGCGGTCTATGGCGCGGCGGTATTGGCATTGGCGATCCGGTTGTACCACAAGCGGACCGCCTAG
- the acnA gene encoding aconitate hydratase AcnA: MTTKNSFGSRATIAVDGEQYVVYRLAALDEPSGGQAARLPFSLKILLENLLRNEDDAFVKHDDVLALAKWDVRGHGEKEIAFRTARVLLQDFTGVPAVVDLAAMRDAIASLGGDPQRINPLQQVDLIIDHSVQVDEYGTQAAFLINTELEFERNKERYVFLRWGQEAFKNFRVVPPGTGICHQVNLEYLGKTVFVGEEDGQRVAYPDSLVGTDSHTTMINGLGVLGWGVGGIEAEAAMLGQPVSMLIPEVVGFKLHGKLPPGATATDLVLTATEMLRRKKVVGKFVEFYGTGLSSLPLADRATIANMAPEYGATMGFFPCDEETLKYLRLSGRPEHHIKLVEAYTKEQGLFRTDSTPDPEFTDTLELDLGTVEPSLAGPKRPQDRVPLSRSKSMYGEAVRAELEKLAGAGSSGKEGGRAAAASGGGGVAVAEPAVSTEGGAQVQYNNNTFTLKHGAVVIAAITSCTNTSNPSVMLAAGLLARNAVKKGLKTKPWVKSSLAPGSKVVTDYFKQADLQRYLDQLGFQLVGYGCTTCIGNSGPLPEPIGQAIDANKLVVAAVLSGNRNFEGRVNPQTRFNYLASPPLVVAYALAGRMDLDLTREPLGVGNDGPVFLRDIWPTPQEVQDEISRSVKAEFFKTQYADVFNGDDEWRTLDVPQGETYAWADDSTYVKNPPYFAGMTTEPPGIPPITGARALAMLGDSITTDHISPAGNIPASSPAGKWLVEHGVEKKDFNSYGARRGNHEVMMRGTFANIRLRNEMAPGTEGGWTATEPGGKAQFIYDASMAYQKAGTPLVILAGKEYGTGSSRDWAAKGTVLLGVRAVIAESFERIHRSNLVGMGVLPLEFTNGETRQSLGLTGFETFEIVGLGAGLKPKSTLTVRAAGGDGSTKEFKALARIDTPEEMNYYRHGGILPYVLRQLVAGR; the protein is encoded by the coding sequence ATGACAACCAAGAATTCCTTCGGGAGCCGGGCGACCATTGCCGTCGACGGCGAGCAGTATGTCGTCTACCGCCTCGCCGCGCTCGACGAGCCGTCGGGCGGCCAGGCCGCGCGTCTGCCGTTCAGCCTCAAGATCCTGCTCGAAAACCTGCTGCGAAACGAAGACGACGCGTTCGTCAAACACGACGACGTGCTCGCGCTCGCCAAATGGGACGTGCGTGGACACGGCGAAAAGGAGATCGCGTTCCGAACCGCGCGCGTGCTGCTCCAGGACTTCACCGGTGTACCCGCCGTCGTCGATTTGGCCGCGATGCGCGACGCGATCGCGTCGCTCGGCGGCGATCCGCAGCGCATCAACCCGCTTCAGCAAGTCGATCTCATCATCGACCATTCGGTTCAGGTGGACGAGTACGGCACGCAGGCGGCGTTTCTCATCAATACCGAGCTCGAGTTCGAGCGCAACAAGGAGCGATACGTCTTTCTGCGCTGGGGACAAGAAGCGTTCAAGAATTTCCGCGTCGTGCCTCCCGGCACCGGCATCTGCCACCAGGTGAACCTCGAGTACCTCGGCAAAACGGTGTTCGTCGGAGAGGAAGACGGACAACGGGTCGCCTACCCGGACTCGCTCGTCGGCACCGACTCGCACACGACGATGATCAACGGGCTCGGCGTGCTCGGCTGGGGCGTCGGCGGCATCGAGGCGGAAGCGGCGATGCTCGGCCAGCCGGTGTCGATGCTCATCCCGGAGGTCGTCGGGTTCAAGCTGCACGGCAAGCTGCCGCCGGGCGCGACGGCGACTGATCTCGTGCTCACCGCCACCGAGATGCTTCGCAGGAAGAAGGTCGTCGGCAAGTTCGTCGAGTTTTATGGAACGGGGTTGTCGTCGCTGCCGCTGGCGGACCGCGCGACGATCGCCAACATGGCGCCGGAGTACGGCGCGACGATGGGCTTTTTCCCGTGCGATGAGGAAACGCTCAAGTATCTCCGCCTGAGCGGCCGCCCCGAGCACCACATCAAGCTCGTCGAGGCGTACACCAAGGAGCAGGGCCTCTTCCGAACCGATTCGACGCCGGATCCCGAATTCACCGACACGCTCGAGCTCGACCTCGGAACGGTCGAACCGAGCCTCGCCGGGCCGAAGCGCCCCCAGGACCGCGTACCGCTCTCGAGGTCGAAGTCGATGTACGGGGAAGCGGTGCGCGCAGAACTCGAGAAGCTCGCCGGCGCCGGTTCGTCCGGGAAAGAGGGCGGCCGCGCCGCGGCGGCGAGTGGCGGCGGGGGGGTCGCCGTCGCCGAGCCGGCGGTTTCCACCGAAGGCGGCGCGCAGGTGCAGTACAACAACAACACGTTCACGCTCAAACACGGCGCCGTCGTGATCGCGGCGATCACGAGCTGCACGAACACGTCGAACCCATCGGTGATGCTCGCCGCGGGATTGCTGGCACGCAACGCCGTGAAGAAGGGACTCAAGACGAAGCCGTGGGTGAAGTCGTCGCTCGCGCCGGGGTCGAAGGTCGTGACGGACTACTTCAAGCAGGCCGATTTGCAGCGGTACCTCGACCAACTCGGTTTCCAGCTCGTCGGGTACGGATGCACGACCTGCATCGGCAACTCCGGCCCGCTGCCCGAGCCGATCGGACAAGCGATCGACGCCAACAAGCTCGTCGTGGCGGCGGTGCTCTCCGGCAACCGCAACTTCGAGGGTCGCGTCAATCCGCAGACCCGCTTCAACTACCTCGCGTCGCCGCCGCTCGTCGTGGCTTACGCGCTCGCCGGGCGCATGGATCTCGATCTCACGCGCGAACCACTCGGCGTCGGGAACGACGGTCCCGTCTTTTTGCGTGACATCTGGCCCACGCCGCAAGAAGTGCAGGACGAGATCAGCCGTAGCGTGAAGGCGGAGTTCTTCAAGACGCAGTACGCGGACGTGTTCAACGGGGACGACGAGTGGCGCACGCTCGACGTGCCGCAGGGTGAGACGTACGCGTGGGCCGACGATTCCACATACGTCAAGAATCCGCCGTACTTCGCGGGCATGACGACCGAACCGCCGGGAATTCCCCCGATCACCGGCGCGCGCGCGCTCGCGATGCTCGGCGATTCGATCACGACCGACCACATCTCGCCCGCCGGCAACATTCCGGCGTCGAGTCCGGCCGGGAAATGGCTCGTCGAGCATGGCGTCGAGAAGAAGGATTTCAACTCGTACGGGGCGCGCCGCGGCAACCACGAAGTGATGATGCGCGGCACGTTCGCGAACATCCGTTTGCGAAACGAGATGGCCCCGGGCACCGAAGGTGGCTGGACGGCGACGGAGCCGGGCGGCAAGGCGCAGTTCATCTACGACGCCTCGATGGCCTACCAGAAGGCGGGCACCCCGCTCGTCATCCTCGCCGGCAAAGAGTACGGCACCGGTTCGTCGCGCGACTGGGCGGCCAAAGGCACCGTCCTGCTCGGCGTCCGCGCGGTGATCGCGGAGTCGTTCGAGCGGATCCATCGGTCGAATCTCGTCGGCATGGGAGTTCTGCCATTGGAGTTCACGAATGGCGAAACTCGCCAGTCGCTCGGGCTCACCGGCTTCGAGACGTTCGAGATCGTCGGGCTCGGCGCGGGGCTGAAACCCAAGTCCACGCTCACCGTTCGCGCCGCCGGAGGCGACGGCTCGACAAAGGAGTTCAAGGCTCTCGCGCGGATCGACACGCCGGAGGAGATGAACTACTACCGCCACGGCGGCATCCTGCCCTACGTGCTCCGGCAGCTCGTGGCGGGGAGGTAG
- a CDS encoding ABC transporter ATP-binding protein, whose amino-acid sequence MTTAVGGADSRDAVVVERVGKRYDTNVALDDVSVRVGAGEVFGFIGPDGAGKTTLFRILTTLILPDSGSARVLGADVVRDLWTLRRQIGYMPGRFSLYPDLSVEENLRFFASVFGTTVEREYEQIAPIYVQLEPFRTRRASALSGGMKQKLALCCALVHRPKILFLDEPTTGVDAVSRREFWELLAKFRAGGLTILVSTPYMDEADRCDRVALMQRGHVLAIDAPKAITASYGRPLFAVRAANRYAAIRALRAYRNTASVYPFGETLHFVDARPNAAPDRITADAADALRAAGITDASISPAQPTIEDVFMARMGAPEGEESAEPRGNAA is encoded by the coding sequence ATGACGACCGCGGTGGGGGGAGCCGATTCGCGCGACGCGGTCGTCGTCGAGCGGGTCGGCAAGCGGTACGACACCAACGTCGCGCTCGACGACGTGTCGGTCCGCGTGGGCGCCGGAGAGGTGTTCGGCTTCATCGGCCCCGATGGCGCCGGGAAGACGACGCTCTTTCGCATTCTCACGACGCTCATCCTCCCGGACTCGGGCAGCGCTCGCGTGCTCGGAGCAGACGTCGTGAGAGATCTGTGGACGTTGCGGCGGCAGATCGGCTACATGCCGGGCCGCTTCTCGCTCTACCCCGACCTCAGCGTCGAAGAAAACCTGCGCTTTTTCGCATCCGTCTTCGGGACGACGGTGGAGCGCGAGTACGAGCAGATCGCCCCGATCTATGTCCAGCTCGAGCCCTTTCGAACGCGCCGCGCGTCGGCACTGTCGGGCGGCATGAAGCAGAAGCTCGCCCTGTGCTGCGCGCTCGTGCATCGCCCCAAAATTCTCTTTCTCGACGAGCCGACGACCGGCGTCGACGCGGTGTCGCGGCGCGAATTCTGGGAGCTGCTCGCCAAGTTCCGCGCGGGCGGGCTGACGATCCTCGTTTCGACGCCGTACATGGACGAAGCGGACCGTTGCGACCGTGTCGCGCTCATGCAACGCGGGCACGTCCTCGCCATCGACGCGCCAAAGGCGATCACGGCGTCGTACGGGCGTCCCCTGTTCGCGGTTCGCGCCGCGAACCGGTACGCCGCGATTCGCGCGCTGCGCGCCTATCGAAACACCGCGTCGGTCTATCCGTTCGGCGAGACGCTGCATTTCGTCGACGCGCGCCCGAACGCCGCGCCCGATCGCATCACCGCCGACGCGGCCGATGCGTTGCGCGCCGCGGGAATCACCGACGCGAGCATCTCGCCCGCGCAGCCGACGATCGAGGACGTGTTCATGGCTCGCATGGGCGCGCCGGAAGGAGAAGAGTCGGCCGAACCCCGAGGCAACGCGGCATGA
- a CDS encoding ABC transporter permease, with amino-acid sequence MKALWGLLRKETYHILRDRRTLAVLIFMPIVQVILFGFSIRTDVRDVRLAIVDPSPDAATLELRDRFNASGVFRTVAVVSRASDLDALFKNDTVQVSVEFEPEFGRRLASGQPAQLLVTTDATEPNSGTSRQFYVNAVIQGYEAEQPQPAGTVRIVPQARSRFNPTRESTNLFVPGLMAMVLMIIAALMTALSLTREKETGTMEALLVSPLRPWQIIVGKVAPYLGIGFVSVLTVLLVARVVFHVPMQGSLVLLLAEGTLFILVALSLGILVSARTSSQRVALLGALVGTMLPTQMLSGFVFPIESMPTVLQWVTFIVPARWFVTIARGIMLKGVGITYLWRETLVLVAMTLVLLVASARSFKVRLQ; translated from the coding sequence GTGAAAGCGCTGTGGGGTCTGCTCCGGAAGGAGACCTACCACATCCTGCGCGACCGGCGCACGCTCGCCGTGCTGATCTTCATGCCGATCGTGCAGGTGATTCTCTTCGGCTTCTCGATTCGGACCGACGTACGCGACGTTCGACTCGCGATCGTCGATCCGTCACCCGACGCGGCAACCCTCGAGCTCCGCGACCGGTTCAACGCGAGCGGCGTGTTTCGGACGGTCGCGGTCGTGTCCCGCGCGTCCGACCTCGACGCTCTGTTCAAGAACGACACCGTCCAGGTTTCCGTGGAGTTCGAGCCCGAGTTCGGCCGGCGCCTCGCGTCGGGGCAACCGGCGCAACTCCTCGTCACGACCGACGCGACCGAGCCGAACTCGGGCACGTCGCGGCAGTTCTACGTGAATGCCGTCATTCAGGGATACGAAGCCGAACAGCCGCAGCCGGCGGGCACAGTCCGCATCGTGCCGCAGGCGCGCTCGCGATTCAACCCGACGCGCGAAAGCACGAATCTCTTCGTCCCGGGGCTGATGGCGATGGTGTTGATGATCATCGCCGCGCTGATGACCGCGCTCTCGCTCACGCGGGAAAAGGAAACGGGGACGATGGAAGCGCTGCTCGTATCGCCGCTGCGTCCGTGGCAGATCATCGTCGGCAAGGTCGCGCCGTATCTCGGCATCGGCTTCGTGAGCGTGCTGACGGTGCTGCTCGTCGCGCGCGTCGTCTTCCACGTGCCCATGCAAGGCAGCCTGGTGCTGCTCCTCGCCGAGGGGACGCTGTTCATTCTGGTCGCGCTCTCGCTCGGCATCCTCGTCTCGGCGCGTACGTCGTCGCAGCGCGTGGCGCTGCTCGGCGCGCTCGTGGGCACCATGCTGCCGACGCAGATGCTCTCGGGGTTCGTGTTTCCGATCGAGAGCATGCCGACGGTGTTGCAGTGGGTGACGTTCATCGTGCCCGCTCGCTGGTTCGTCACGATCGCGCGCGGGATCATGCTCAAGGGCGTCGGCATCACCTATCTGTGGCGCGAAACGCTGGTGCTCGTCGCGATGACGCTCGTGCTGCTCGTCGCCAGCGCGCGGTCGTTCAAGGTGCGCCTCCAATGA
- a CDS encoding ABC transporter ATP-binding protein: MNGAGDAIRARELTRTFGTFTAVDHITFDVKPGEVFGFLGANGAGKTTAIRMLTGLLAPTGGEASVAGHDVATDSEAIKQEIGYMSQRFSLYDDLTVRENIRLYGGIYDLPPSELKERTRRILDRLGLARAERELVRSIPLGWKQKLALSVALLHEPKVVFLDEPTSGVDPVTRRQFWELIYEAAHAGTTVLVTTHYMDEAEYCDRISIMVSGRIEAMGAPADLKQQAGVSSIDELFVRLARPSAESSRAGGGAAS, translated from the coding sequence ATGAACGGCGCGGGTGACGCGATTCGCGCGCGCGAGCTGACGCGCACTTTCGGCACGTTCACGGCCGTCGATCACATCACGTTCGACGTGAAGCCCGGCGAAGTGTTCGGGTTCCTCGGCGCCAACGGCGCCGGCAAGACGACCGCGATCCGCATGCTCACCGGCCTCCTCGCCCCGACGGGGGGCGAGGCCAGCGTGGCCGGACACGACGTCGCGACCGACAGCGAGGCGATCAAGCAGGAAATCGGCTACATGAGCCAGCGCTTCTCGCTGTACGACGACCTCACGGTTCGCGAGAACATCCGCCTGTACGGCGGCATCTACGATCTTCCGCCGTCGGAACTCAAGGAACGTACGCGACGCATCCTCGACCGCCTCGGGCTGGCGCGCGCCGAACGCGAGCTCGTTCGGTCGATCCCGCTCGGGTGGAAGCAGAAGCTCGCGCTGTCGGTCGCCCTGCTGCACGAACCCAAGGTCGTCTTTCTCGACGAGCCGACGAGCGGCGTGGATCCGGTGACGCGCCGCCAATTCTGGGAGCTGATCTACGAGGCCGCGCACGCGGGCACGACGGTCCTCGTCACGACGCACTACATGGACGAAGCCGAGTATTGCGACCGCATCTCGATCATGGTGTCGGGGCGGATCGAGGCGATGGGCGCTCCGGCCGATCTCAAGCAACAGGCCGGCGTGTCGTCGATCGACGAATTGTTCGTGCGTCTCGCGCGGCCAAGCGCCGAGTCGTCGAGAGCGGGCGGAGGGGCCGCCTCGTGA
- a CDS encoding OmpA family protein, translated as MPQLPVITPTRQSSGRVRAILVLTMLLGSALPFAGANAQGLIDRAKQKIQDRVNNAEDSLTDAALDKATGAITCAATNTQCIHKALGAGKTVKVVDKNGKPVSAADSAKAVDAAGGVPAAMQSASATSNGTAATSTSVPAFDNTVLVNYDFVPGDRVIFAEDFSKDAIGDFPKRLELRHGNFEVAKWQGQQYLRTNSSGVVTIPLPEVLPQRFTFEADYSGSSGWNLEVNFADPDAVDNLAQASFSPGSGQLAGGGVSSGSDLPEAAVKPIAHVAVMADGKYVKMYVNGVRVSNVPNANIGRGKVVVVGLPGSEDQPGYLSNIRIAAGGKPLYDAIMADGRVATHGILFDTGSDRIRGESKPTLDLIGQMLKDHADLKLTIEGHTDNVGSAASNQTLSDRRAAAVRQFLIANYHVDAARLGSKGFGSTKPAASNDAPEGRQQNRRVELVKN; from the coding sequence ATGCCCCAACTCCCGGTCATCACGCCGACCCGACAGTCGTCCGGACGCGTCCGCGCAATTCTCGTCCTGACAATGCTGCTCGGATCCGCCCTCCCGTTTGCCGGCGCCAACGCGCAAGGCCTCATCGATCGCGCAAAACAGAAGATTCAGGATCGCGTGAACAACGCCGAGGACAGCCTGACCGACGCCGCGCTCGACAAAGCGACGGGCGCGATCACGTGCGCGGCGACCAACACCCAATGCATCCACAAAGCGTTGGGCGCCGGAAAGACCGTGAAGGTCGTGGACAAGAACGGAAAACCGGTGTCGGCCGCCGACTCCGCGAAGGCGGTCGACGCGGCGGGCGGTGTGCCGGCCGCGATGCAATCCGCATCCGCGACATCGAACGGCACCGCCGCGACGAGCACGTCGGTGCCGGCGTTCGACAACACGGTGCTGGTCAACTACGACTTCGTTCCCGGCGACCGGGTGATTTTCGCCGAGGACTTCTCGAAGGACGCCATCGGCGACTTCCCGAAGCGGCTCGAGCTTCGCCACGGCAACTTCGAGGTCGCGAAGTGGCAGGGGCAGCAGTATCTGCGCACGAACAGCAGCGGAGTCGTCACCATCCCGCTTCCGGAAGTTCTCCCGCAACGATTCACCTTCGAAGCCGACTACAGCGGCTCCAGCGGCTGGAACCTCGAAGTGAACTTTGCCGACCCTGACGCGGTCGACAATCTGGCGCAGGCTTCGTTCTCGCCGGGCAGCGGGCAATTGGCGGGTGGCGGTGTGAGTTCAGGGTCGGATCTGCCCGAAGCCGCTGTGAAGCCCATCGCGCACGTCGCGGTGATGGCCGACGGCAAGTACGTGAAGATGTACGTGAATGGCGTTCGCGTGTCGAATGTGCCGAACGCGAACATTGGTCGCGGCAAGGTCGTGGTCGTGGGCCTTCCCGGCAGCGAGGATCAGCCCGGGTATTTGTCGAACATCCGGATTGCCGCCGGCGGCAAGCCGCTCTACGACGCCATCATGGCCGACGGACGCGTCGCGACGCACGGCATTCTGTTCGACACGGGCAGCGATCGCATTCGAGGCGAGTCGAAGCCGACGCTCGATCTCATCGGGCAGATGCTCAAGGACCACGCGGATCTCAAGCTCACCATCGAGGGACACACCGACAACGTCGGCTCGGCGGCGTCGAACCAGACGCTGAGCGACAGGCGCGCCGCCGCCGTTCGCCAGTTTTTGATCGCGAACTATCACGTCGACGCCGCGCGACTTGGGAGCAAGGGTTTCGGCTCGACGAAGCCGGCCGCGTCGAACGACGCGCCGGAAGGCCGCCAGCAGAATCGCCGCGTCGAGCTGGTCAAGAACTGA